The Melitaea cinxia chromosome 16, ilMelCinx1.1, whole genome shotgun sequence genome contains the following window.
aaaaatcacatcTCGATTTGTCTTAAACaacaatgtatatttataaacattagcAACAACAAAATTGTGTTGTGTTGTTTACATACCACATTactatttgtgtaaataaagatattttattttttattttgtgcttataaacaaataatattaaatagatgGTACCGAAACACTGTGGCCAGTgctaaacttaataaaaaaaattcataacatgTCCAATCGTTGAAGTAACTGCTAAGGGCCGATTGTCgatagtttatcctgcaaatatgTTTCGAATAGACTGTAACAGCAGGAAGTAAAAAAGGTCATGAGGACCTgtttcaattaataaacaaacttttagattcatataTAACagaaactagcgacccgccccggcttcgcacggttgcacaactatcagtgttcctattatattatgcatgtattatacatataaaccttcctcttcaatcactctatctattaaagaaaaccgcatcaaaatccgttgcgtagttttaaagatttaagcatacatagggacagagaaagcgactttgttttatactatgtagtgatatcttctaaatatctcaaaaaaaaaaagaataataaattaaaaacttttatcggTTGGATACTGTCATTCGTCAAATAGTGTTATCCACAACCGTTAAAACAGGCCCTTATAActtcgattttaatattttgtaagagaattatatattttttaatgtagaaTAAAACGTAAACAACAGAAACTAACACGTGTGTGAGGGAGAACAAATGCAAATAACTTGccttaaataatataagaatgatacattaaacaaaagtaaaactttaatcAGAAGtgatctattatatttttttcataatttcgtTGTGGTTGgcgcaattataatattaactataaGTTTACAAGGTAGACATAAGTTTACCTTGTAAAATTTTCCTTGTACGAAGGCGGcactaatctaataaaataattaaaaaacacgaataaaaaacaaacaactaTGTAACATATCTATAaatctattttgttttttctctataTGCTTGTCTCTCATTGGaggatagaatttttttttaacttcagtTGCATTGCCAATAACTGGACAAATTTGAAGCAAAACTTAGCTCTTTTCATATTTCTTaatgaagaaaatataaaaattaattgatatgCACAACATTAGGACACAATGTTGTAGTtcttaatataaagaaaatcttAATGGAAGGACAATTTAGTAATTAAGTACTTATAAATCATAGAACCACTAACAATTATTCCTAAAGTAATGGTATAAATTTTCGTAAATCTTTCCATAGCATACACTAGTatgtgtttcatttaaattattagatatatgataataaagttatcaaatgtttaattaacaattatctgaaacattttattttcgataatGTTTTATGTTAACACTTATACTGCACTGTGACAAAAAACCtacaattaattaacattttaattcctTTACATGTTTTACACTGAACtggtaaaacatttttttatgtagtagTACTTAAAAGTAACGAAGTTTACATagtttaatactattattaatacaaaatggaactgcaattataattaaaatactattaactgaattattattttattttcttttgtatgtcATGAGAGCTTAtagaataaatttgttttattcctaagagtatcaatatttaaatgtattaatttgaaTAACAGTAACATGTGTCACATTGTAGAACCTTACTTCCTGAGCACTAGGAAACATTGCATTGCTGCAGATCTAGAAGTCTAAAATCAGGTAACTTTATGAACTTtttagtcatattttttttttgtaaatatggaaaaaaatttaaatgctttTTCTTGCCAGTAACAGCCACAAAGAAATAATCCTATTTGGTGCAGTTATTCGAAAGATTTACGTgtacataaattttgaaattgttgcTAGTTGAATGGTATAAACAATTAACTGACCTCATCGAAAACCTTCAAGGAGTATGTGTTATCGTCAtccataaaataaacaacaccTCTTTTGTCATCCGCTGCTTTCAAATGATCTCTCAGCCAATTGAGAGCGATATTCCTCTGTTCCACTCCACTGGCCTAAAACaatcattaattttaagtttattaataactttAGTTACATTGCTCTCACAATAATAGATTAaattcacatattttttaattataaaaacatagtaatattaatataattgaaaatataaacaaaaaaaaaattaaaatatattaattattatattagtattgatgcagaaagataaaaataatagatagtcttttaaaatatagtattatagataaaaaaaattataatttattttttaaatattctttgtttatgtgttaaaataataagaatgcgagtatgttaagaaaaaatagtgttgcatataaaattgaaattaagtgAAACACACgaagattataaaataaaattttgaatgttTAACATACACAATACCAACTAGTGATAGCTGTTTCTGTTTTAAAAACACATATATTGACATCCATCACCTGAAATATTTGAagcaatataataacaataaaaatacatatttctaattttagttGATTGAAATAAGTACTGTAATCATAatgtatttcaataaataaaaaaactggcCTAGTGGGAGTTgaactcgcgcaccgagggtttcatacaaaattattaaaaatatttttattatatgatgtatcttaaaaatttatgcttttcgcaatttttgcTTTAACTGTAAGACGACGATAAGACgatgcttcgtaccaaattttaagattctgagCTCATGGAAGTACCCTCCAGGATTTGATTCCCATGTGAGGGTCAAAAATTTGTAgtataaacggctgtatcttttaatTGTGTTGGCTAAAAAGTTTAATGTTTTCACAGCTTTAAGgaacagtagacctgagtatttaaTACGAAGTTCGGCATGATACTTCCACgagttcctgagaaaaagggttttgacagacagacagacggacaacagaGTGATCTTATAAGGGTTCCATTTTTCTTTttaggtacggaaccctaaaagaATAACAGAAATCGTAATAAGTGGTCAGTGTGatcatatttttaaagtcatgttataatgaaaaattctgtatttatttaggttattacctaaatgaaaataataaaaaataactaaaacaaaaggAAGTAACAAATGATTGATTAATTACTACTAATATCTCATTAAAATATGAGACTAACTAATGCTGACATGACAACATAATATAACCTGAAACCTTGCAATTAATGTTCCttccttatttattatttacttattgtgGAACAAATGACATAAATGatacatttaacaaaatagtaagTTTTCCATAAGCCACCATAGTTTTCACTTTTATATTAGAACTAttagaaaatagaaaaataaatgataCTTACTGTTGAATGTTTTGATTTATGTGTCTTAACATTGAGATGGGtgtattttaaagttgattCTTTGAGCAAATTTTCAACCAATTTAGTTTTAGTCTCAGAATCCTCAATAACAATCCAATGAAAATTCTTCACTAGCATCAAGGTCTGTgataatctataaaaaaaatcacaaagaaatttaaaaaggaaaagaaatttttaaaaattatgattacACTTGTAAGGACAATAGGCGGTtcttgattaaaataagaaaaatacaacttttattttaaataattgtaaccagttgtatttaaaaaacctttttttttaacattaaattactttctctttttatttgtaGAAAAGGCTTAAATTACTtcctttgaaattttttttcaagcCATTAATGTAAGCATTGATATAATAGAAAGATATACCGAGGTTGAGATGGTTTATTGCCAAATTGGAAGCCAAACAAGTGTGTAGTAATATCAACAACAATCAAGGGCAAAATCATCACGATAATTTGGATCTTACCTTGTTAAATCGGCCTTTTGAGCGAGTCTCGCATACGTTGGAGTTATCCCGTATATTGTTGGTAGGTACGTTGTTATTTCTGGTGTAAACTGACATTGAATAGCGGGTCggctattaaagaaaaatagtacAACAAACACCAACATCCCGAATGCAAGATATTGCTTTTTGATATTTACAAAATGCATCGTATAGTCACTGAAACTATGGCGATATTGGTTTTCTGTGTAAAAAAGCACAGATACGTCTTCACCGCAAACACTCTTCTGCATAAATGTTGAATtacaacattattttataattgatttgtAAATTCATTCATCCTACCGCTGGTAACTATCTCCGTGTCGATAAATAAACCTTGCAATCGAAACTTAACTTGAGTGAAATGAAATACGAAGGGGCGAGGGGAATTCACTTGACACCCTTGTCCATCTGTGACACTGCCGACGCCGCATTAAAATTGACAGTTGACACTGTCATAATGTCAATACCTACACAAGACACAAACTACTGGAAACTTAAAGCTTTTAAGCTTTCATTTTGAGTATTTTGATATTCTGAGTTTAACCATATGTATAtacaagaaaattattaaaaatgtaacaagttatagcgaagtattttattttgtatgcatTAAACGGAGTTCTTAGAATATCAGCTAGATGGCgctgttttaaaaatgtatttctgtattttattatatcaatctTTTTATTAACCAAGCAAAGCATTAAGCATCTAATGCTCTCTGATATAAGTAAATACGAAATTTTCGTTAACCTCGGTGGTTTCTTCGCTGATTTAATTAACTTTCTGTGCGAAAGTTTctaattgtacaaatatttgtttttactcGTTTTATCCTTACGATTCTTTTTGCTGTGTTCAACTTTTAATTATAGGTAAATTGacctaataaatgtttttattgttagcAAAGATTGTATCCTGTAACGTTCCTTTTTACTTGGtaatgggattttttttttgtctatcagTGTACATTTACCTACAgcatattttattacttctttGATCGGAATAGATACGTAGGTATcaatcacatcatcatcacttcagcctatggcagtccactgctggacataggcctccccaagttcgcgccagacatcccggttttccgcaatcctcatccagcttacaccggcgatcttacgtagatcgtcggtccaacgggccggaggacgtcccacgctGCATTtcccaagacgcggtctccactctaggacccgtctacttcaacggccatcggtcctgcgacacacccacagcccactgccacttcaacttgctaattctgtgggttaTGTCTTTATGtatactttcgttctctcgcggatagtctaatttctaatcctatctttgagagaaaccacAAGCATAGCACGTTTCATTGCAAACTGAGCGACTTTTAGCTTGTGGACTAGTGTcgacgtctcggctccgtatgttaacacaaaGAGGACGCaatgctcgaagacttttgtcttctggcgcgaacttggggatgcctatgtctagcagtggactgcaataggctgaactaactgacAAATTTTTAAGGCACAGGTGTTGGCAACTCGGCAAtcttgttaaacattttttattttaatgtttgataATGTGGGGCCACAAGAGGATAATAACtacttttcataattttattaatgaaaaaatggtGTTTGATTTgagtatttatgtttttttttcttcataatatATCCATCAATAAACATAACTAACATACCCCTACTGTTGGTCACAAACCGCTCTATAAGTTGAACTCATaaataatacctttttttttttcgtggggaaaatccatcatcaatctccagcgcgggggcgccagagggttatgtcagactcctactgactaaaaaccaccacgtgttagcagtcatccgcctgggtggggcgagatggggtcgcgctagcattcgccatcttCCAACCATAATTTTAAACGGCTAACTGGAATTAAAACCGTTGCTTGATATTACAACAGGCAGCagataatttcaaacgagtcgAGGTCTGGTCACTAAATCAAATTAAActcctttaaaataaaaaattaaaacaaatagaaTTGATTATATCAGTCCAAAAATTTTACGAAATACAGTTTACAAAATTTTCACAGAAACGACTATGATATtcttaaatttagttaaaaaagcGCAGTTTCAAAACTGTCTAGTATTTGATTATCGCTGTAGGTAATACTTATTCAGATAATTTGagtcttttaaaatattgtgaaaGTTGTCGAACGGCCCGATGGAAACTTCAAATAACTTTtagattacttatttttataccttagtgttttttagtaattttgaattccattatatatattttgacttTAACATCTTTAGAAATTGTTTTGATATTACAACATGGCATATTGGCATATGATACGATATAATAATTGGTTAAGCCTttttatacctaaatataacaaatacatatagcTTTGTTCGAACTCTCTGAATGGACTTTAGTCTGTGGTTACAAACACCAGAGAGACAAATCAATATTCGTGTCTATTTAAAACGTTCGACCACTTAAcccatattaaaattttaaaacgggACTGGTTTTCTTTTAACAGTTTTACAATTGGACGAACTTAATATATGCTATACTATCCTATTGTATGGTTATTTGTGCGACTGTCATAAGTAAACCAATTTGTAGCATTGATTAGAAGTTGTTTTTACTATTCGATTtgaatatctacgattttattttttgtgttacccacacattaggaattctaaacatttttgaatatcatatcaaaaatttaccgctccagcggggttcgaacccgcgtctccgactgaccgtgtcgtgttaattggctagagcgccgacacggtcagtcggagacgcaggttcgaaccccgcttGAGCGGtcagtttttgatatgatattcaaaaatgtttagatttgAATATTCCAATATTCTTACATTAAAAACTTccggttattttatttttctaatagcCCAGCTATttgtttaaaacattataataattataagtaattgaatcaccaataaataaaaatgtctgtatattattaaatattaagtgaTTCAATTgcttatacttatttatttattcagtcaagaaaataaaaaaataaagccaTTGTTGTTGATAATTTCACACTGAAACAATCTTTTCactcatataatattttacaagaaCCTCTTGTATTCATAGTTAATAACGGTTTAGTGAAATGTATGCTCCAGAGTATGGCCTTTAAAAGTACCTCAATAACCATATCAGAGTAAGTGCTTCTAAGTTTCCTTCGTATTGAAAGGCGTAGCACGTAGCCGACTATCCGTAGTCAATATGCAAACTCTCGGCGCTACGCTACAGGTCCTGTATCAAGTAACGTAGAACATGATTTCAACAAGTTGTTTCAGTTGAAATAGCCTGTGCACTTATCAACGTCAATTCGGTTttcttgtaattaaaaaaatctaaataaatttgaattaaatgatattaaatcttatttaatttataaaaagaattttgcCGTGTATGTCAATCATCTACGATTAATGAGAATGGCTTGATTTGCAGTaaggttttattttgaattctgTGTTAAATAAAATCTAGCGTATGCTTAAAATTCTCTTAAAtgattttatgataaatattctCATTTTTCTCATATTTCATTAAGACTCTACCATGAGATTTGTGACTCACGAAAGAAGGCAATCATCATTAAGCCTAGTTTGCAAGTCTTATTCAAAGCATTTCATGTTTactaattagttttaataaatactaagaTCTGTTAATCTTTAAAACAGTATTTGCAATGCGATAACTCTTAAGAATTTAAAcgctcattttttttctttcacttAATGTACATAATCAATCAATTTCTCTTGTTCAAATTAAAAcgaataattttgttaaaaatatgctaaaattagaatataataaacAGTCTAATAGTATAATTTGTGGAATTATCTACAAAGGCAAAAGATTAACACTGTAATATAAcctttatattacagtagtgtTGCCTAATTATAGCTGTATAGTGACATAACTTAATCGGGATGACCTCAGCaacaaatattatcaatttattgaTTTTCTACGTTAAGCGCATCATTTTGAGCGtaaaatgttcaaaatatttCGTTACAGCAGATATTATAAATGGACACATcaaaaaactaacaaacaaaaCCTTTGTGAAAGGCACAAGTTTATGCGTCTATTAATGTAGAGGCACGCAAGTAGTTTATGTTCAGCCAGCCATTTCATTGTAAAAGCGGTATAGATAGGACAGGAGCTATCTGGGGGCCGCCCGGGCTCACCTGTGCTAGACTCGTAGGCGCGTCACGCTTcaacacaaacaaaatatacccttaCATTGATACATTTACGGGAACAGGGATGGCACCCACACAGACGAATGTAGTACCGAAGGGTGTATCAAAGCGAATGCGCACACAGCTGAAGGTCGGTCGGTGAGGCGGCAACGAGCTCGGGGCACACGCGGGCGAACGTTCCCGCCGCGAGGTCCTCCGAGCTGGGCCCGCGTCGGCCGCTCTCACACCGCCACTTGTTGAATACCTGCAGACTTTTCACACCATACCCGAACTCGCTCGAGCCCCGTCGCGCGCGATCTTGTACGTGCCCATGCTATTTAGCTTTAAACTTTTGTCGTTTTATGTTTTCTCTACTCGATAGATTTCATTTTTCCAACTACCTGTGATGTCTACTATTCGCTTTCGCTCTGCCTTCAATTCTCTTATCCTCAATGTACTTAATTTAGTCTTCCTCTCAGTGTTATTGTTGTTACGGATGACTTTTTATCGTATCGTGATACGCGAGCCCTTTAACCCGCGTTTGTTGtacttttgaatatatttaagcTGTTGTTAAATATACCATACCTTTGTTACCTGTTGACTATTACTTATTTAGATATTGAATCCAATTTTCACAACACCGTCGCTGTAAAATTCTAAAGTTCGATACCGGGACACTCGTGATGTGAGGTAAGTTATAGATTTAAGTATGTTTTGAATTACTCATAAATTATCTTAAGTGTtctaaataacatataatttttagtattttaataaaacggaTAAAACGTTTTTTACAAGTAAAAGTGATtcatgactttattttatatcttaaaattataattttctccTCTGACCACCACAATTTAAAATAGCtccttacttttaattaaagcttcgtttgtataaaattaattagttatttcTT
Protein-coding sequences here:
- the LOC123661067 gene encoding galactosylgalactosylxylosylprotein 3-beta-glucuronosyltransferase I, with the translated sequence MHFVNIKKQYLAFGMLVFVVLFFFNSRPAIQCQFTPEITTYLPTIYGITPTYARLAQKADLTRLSQTLMLVKNFHWIVIEDSETKTKLVENLLKESTLKYTHLNVKTHKSKHSTASGVEQRNIALNWLRDHLKAADDKRGVVYFMDDDNTYSLKVFDEMRKINKVGVWPVGIVGGMRVEMPLVTNGKVSGFNAVWKPFRPFPIDMAGFAINATLFLQHPEAKFSRKVQSGFQESEILKYVATKDDLEPLAENCTKVYVWHTRTQKPSILNPKKLKHPPLPDDHIEV